The Fortiea contorta PCC 7126 genome has a segment encoding these proteins:
- the metH gene encoding methionine synthase: MTHSFLERLRSPELPVIVFDGAMGTNLQTQNLTADDFGGPQYEGCNEYLVHTKPEAVAKVHRDFLAAGADVIETDTFGATSIVLAEYDLADQAYYLSKTAAELAKRVAAEFSTPDKPRFVAGSIGPTTKLPTLGHIDFDTMKASFAEQAAALWDGGVDLFLVETCQDVLQIKAALNGIEEVFAKKGDRKPLMVSVTMESMGTMLVGTEISAVLTILEPYPIDILGLNCATGPDLMKPHIKYLAEHSPFIVSCIPNAGLPENVGGQAHYRLTPLELRMALTHFVEDLGVQVIGGCCGTRPEHIQQLAEITKDLKPKLRQPSLEPAAASIYTTQPYEQDNSFLIVGERLNASGSKKCRDLLNAEDWDGLVSMARSQVKEGAHILDVNVDYVGRDGVRDMHELVSRIVNNVTLPLMLDSTEWEKMEAGLKVAGGKCLLNSTNYEDGEPRFLKVLELAKKYGAGIVIGTIDEDGMARTAEKKFQIAQRAYRQAVEYGISPTEIFFDTLALPISTGIEEDRENGKATIESIRRIRQELPGCHVILGVSNISFGLNPAARIVLNSMFLSEAMAAGMDAAIVSASKILPLSKIEAGHQEICRQLIYDQRRFEGDVCVYDPLAELTTVFAGVTTKRDRSLDASLPIPERLKRHIIDGERIGLEAQLTKALEQYPPLEIINTFLLDGMKVVGELFGSGQMQLPFVLQSAETMKAAVAYLEPFMEKSESGNNAKGTFIIATVKGDVHDIGKNLVDIILSNNGYKVINLGIKQPVENIIQAYEQHQADCIAMSGLLVKSTAFMKENLEIFNEKGITVPVILGGAALTPKFVHEDCQNTYKGKVVYGKDAFSDLHFMDKLMPAKYGGNWDDLQGFLDELTATSVEPKNGHQEAVETAVAQKTAEFKVIDTKRSEAVALDIPRPTPPFWGTKLLQPGDIPLEEVFWHLDLQALIAGQWQFRKPKEQSKEEYQAFLTEKVYPTLESWKQRIVEENLLHPQVVYGYFPCQAEGNTLYVYDTNSPDAQIKASFEFPRQKSLRRLCIADFFATKESGIIDVFPMQAVTVGEIATEFAQKLFADNQYTDYLYFHGLAVQVAEALAEWTHTRIRCELGFEAEEPDNIRDILAQRYRGSRYSFGYPACPNIQDQYKQLDLLGTDRINLYMDESEQLYPEQSTTAIITYHPIAKYFSA; encoded by the coding sequence ATGACTCATTCTTTCCTCGAACGTCTGCGTAGTCCAGAACTCCCAGTTATCGTCTTTGATGGGGCGATGGGAACCAACCTGCAAACGCAAAATCTCACCGCCGACGATTTCGGTGGCCCGCAGTATGAAGGTTGCAACGAATACCTAGTCCACACCAAACCCGAAGCTGTCGCCAAAGTTCACCGTGACTTCCTCGCTGCTGGCGCGGATGTGATTGAAACCGATACCTTTGGCGCTACCTCAATTGTGCTAGCAGAATATGACTTAGCAGACCAAGCGTATTATCTCAGTAAAACAGCCGCCGAATTAGCCAAGCGCGTAGCTGCCGAATTTTCCACCCCAGACAAACCCCGGTTTGTCGCCGGTTCCATCGGCCCGACAACCAAACTCCCCACTTTGGGACACATCGATTTTGATACCATGAAAGCGTCGTTTGCTGAACAAGCAGCAGCGCTGTGGGATGGGGGCGTCGATTTATTTTTGGTGGAAACTTGCCAAGATGTGCTACAGATTAAAGCGGCGCTGAATGGGATTGAAGAAGTGTTTGCGAAAAAAGGCGATCGCAAACCGTTGATGGTATCTGTGACAATGGAAAGCATGGGTACAATGTTGGTGGGCACAGAAATCAGCGCCGTCCTGACAATTCTAGAACCTTACCCCATCGATATTTTGGGGTTAAACTGTGCCACAGGCCCAGACTTGATGAAACCACATATCAAGTATCTAGCAGAACATTCACCTTTTATTGTTTCTTGTATTCCCAACGCCGGCTTACCAGAGAACGTTGGTGGTCAAGCACACTACCGCCTCACACCGTTAGAATTACGGATGGCGTTGACGCATTTTGTTGAAGATTTAGGTGTCCAAGTGATCGGGGGTTGCTGTGGGACACGTCCAGAACACATTCAACAACTTGCAGAAATTACCAAAGATCTGAAGCCAAAACTAAGACAGCCTAGCTTAGAACCAGCAGCCGCATCAATTTATACTACTCAGCCATACGAACAAGACAACTCTTTCCTCATTGTCGGTGAACGACTCAACGCCAGTGGTTCTAAAAAATGCCGCGATTTATTAAATGCGGAAGATTGGGACGGGCTGGTATCAATGGCGAGATCCCAAGTCAAAGAAGGCGCTCACATTCTTGATGTCAACGTTGATTATGTAGGACGTGACGGCGTGCGAGATATGCACGAATTAGTCTCGCGCATTGTCAACAATGTTACTCTCCCCTTGATGCTCGACTCCACCGAATGGGAAAAAATGGAAGCGGGTTTAAAGGTGGCTGGTGGTAAGTGTTTACTCAACTCCACCAACTACGAAGATGGAGAACCGCGATTTTTAAAGGTGTTGGAGTTAGCGAAAAAATACGGCGCTGGCATCGTGATTGGTACAATCGATGAAGACGGGATGGCGCGGACAGCCGAGAAAAAGTTTCAAATTGCTCAACGCGCTTACCGCCAAGCTGTAGAATATGGCATCTCGCCTACAGAGATATTTTTTGATACTCTAGCTCTACCGATTTCCACGGGGATTGAAGAAGATAGAGAAAACGGTAAAGCCACCATTGAATCGATTCGCCGCATTCGTCAAGAATTACCGGGATGTCATGTGATTTTGGGTGTATCTAATATATCCTTTGGTTTGAACCCGGCGGCGCGAATTGTCCTCAATTCCATGTTTTTGAGTGAAGCGATGGCAGCAGGAATGGATGCAGCCATTGTCAGCGCCAGTAAAATTTTACCATTATCGAAGATTGAGGCTGGCCATCAAGAGATTTGTCGTCAGCTGATTTATGACCAGCGGCGATTTGAGGGTGATGTCTGCGTTTATGATCCCCTGGCGGAGCTTACCACAGTTTTTGCTGGAGTCACGACTAAACGCGATCGCTCCTTGGACGCAAGTCTCCCCATCCCGGAACGTCTCAAGCGCCACATCATCGATGGTGAACGCATCGGTTTAGAAGCCCAACTCACAAAAGCCTTAGAACAATATCCCCCCTTGGAAATTATTAACACCTTCTTGCTGGATGGGATGAAAGTTGTGGGTGAGTTGTTCGGTTCCGGACAAATGCAGTTACCTTTTGTCTTACAATCTGCAGAAACCATGAAAGCGGCGGTTGCTTATTTAGAACCGTTCATGGAAAAATCAGAATCGGGAAATAATGCCAAAGGCACCTTTATCATTGCCACCGTTAAGGGCGATGTCCATGACATTGGTAAAAACTTAGTGGATATCATCTTATCTAACAATGGTTACAAGGTGATTAACCTAGGAATTAAGCAGCCAGTAGAAAACATCATCCAAGCCTATGAACAGCATCAAGCTGATTGTATTGCTATGAGTGGTTTGTTGGTAAAATCTACTGCTTTCATGAAAGAAAACTTGGAAATATTCAACGAAAAAGGTATTACTGTTCCGGTAATTTTAGGTGGTGCAGCTTTGACTCCTAAATTTGTCCATGAAGATTGCCAAAACACTTACAAAGGTAAAGTTGTATATGGCAAAGATGCTTTTTCTGATTTGCATTTCATGGATAAACTTATGCCAGCAAAATATGGCGGAAATTGGGATGATTTGCAAGGATTTTTAGATGAATTAACAGCAACATCTGTAGAACCAAAAAATGGTCATCAAGAAGCTGTAGAAACTGCAGTTGCCCAAAAAACTGCGGAATTTAAAGTAATTGATACCAAGCGTTCAGAAGCTGTGGCGCTAGATATTCCACGTCCCACACCGCCTTTTTGGGGCACAAAATTACTGCAGCCTGGAGATATTCCCCTTGAAGAGGTATTCTGGCATTTAGATTTGCAAGCTTTGATTGCTGGACAATGGCAATTCCGCAAGCCCAAGGAGCAATCTAAAGAAGAATATCAAGCTTTTTTAACTGAGAAAGTTTATCCAACTCTCGAAAGTTGGAAGCAGCGAATTGTTGAAGAGAATTTGTTGCATCCCCAAGTGGTTTATGGGTATTTTCCTTGTCAAGCTGAGGGTAATACTTTGTATGTCTATGACACTAACAGCCCAGATGCACAAATCAAAGCTTCCTTTGAGTTTCCCAGACAAAAATCTTTGCGGAGATTGTGCATTGCAGATTTCTTTGCCACCAAAGAATCAGGTATTATTGATGTGTTCCCAATGCAAGCGGTGACTGTGGGAGAAATTGCCACGGAATTTGCTCAAAAGCTGTTTGCTGATAATCAATACACAGATTATCTGTATTTCCACGGTTTAGCAGTGCAGGTAGCTGAGGCGCTAGCTGAGTGGACGCACACCAGAATCCGCTGCGAATTGGGCTTTGAAGCTGAGGAACCAGATAATATTCGGGATATTTTGGCACAGCGCTATCGCGGTTCGCGGTATAGTTTTGGGTATCCGGCTTGTCCGAATATTCAGGATCAGTATAAGCAATTGGATTTGTTGGGGACTGACAGGATTAACCTGTATATGGATGAAAGTGAGCAACTTTATCCAGAACAATCGACAACGGCGATTATTACCTATCACCCAATAGCGAAGTACTTTAGCGCGTAA
- a CDS encoding DUF4212 domain-containing protein, whose protein sequence is MDENQQRSYWRANTALIRNLLIIWALVSLVFSILLVQPLNAIRFFGVPFGFWMAQQGSILVFVALIFIYAFQMDKLDRKHNIRK, encoded by the coding sequence ATGGACGAAAATCAGCAGCGTTCTTATTGGCGTGCTAATACCGCTTTGATTCGCAATCTTTTAATTATCTGGGCATTGGTTTCGCTCGTTTTTAGTATTTTGTTGGTTCAACCATTGAATGCTATCCGTTTTTTTGGTGTGCCTTTTGGTTTTTGGATGGCGCAACAAGGATCAATTTTAGTATTTGTGGCATTAATTTTTATTTATGCCTTTCAAATGGACAAATTAGACCGCAAACATAACATCAGGAAGTGA
- a CDS encoding sodium:solute symporter family protein — MSVEIWTIVLVGLSFLVYIYIGWQSRVENTKDFFVAGQGIPSIANGAATAADWMSAASFISMAGLISFLGYDGSIYLMGWTGGYVLLALLLAPYLRKFGKYTVPDFVGDRYNSNIARLVAVVAAIFISLTYVAGQMRGVGIVFSRFLQVDINTGVIIGMVIVGFFAVLGGMKGITWTQVAQYLVLIVAYLIPAIAIAWLLTGNPFPQLAFSFSDVADKLNKVQLDLGFKEYTQPFVNKSMLDVLFTTIALMVGTAGLPHIIVRFYTVPSVRAARFSAGWALLFIAILYTTAPALSMFARYNLIDSLHNQTITQVQQLDWANKWEKTKLLAFEDKNQDGRLQLTPNKDTNEIKIDRDIIVLSTPEVAKLPPWVIGLVAAGGLAAALSTASGLLLVISSSIAHDVYYRIIDSSASEQKRIFVGRIMVGFSLVLAGYFGVNPPGFVSEVVAFAFGLAAASFFPAIFLGIFDKRTNAEGAIAGMITGLIFTIIYIIGVKFAGMQPWFFGVSAEGIGTLGMVINLIVTLVVSRLTPPPPPEIQSLVENLRTPMIE; from the coding sequence GTGTCAGTTGAAATTTGGACTATTGTATTGGTCGGGCTTTCTTTCCTGGTCTATATTTACATCGGTTGGCAATCACGAGTTGAAAATACTAAAGACTTTTTTGTCGCCGGTCAGGGGATACCTTCAATTGCAAATGGTGCAGCGACTGCGGCTGATTGGATGTCTGCGGCTTCGTTTATTTCTATGGCGGGGCTGATTTCTTTTTTGGGTTATGACGGTTCTATTTATTTGATGGGTTGGACTGGTGGTTATGTATTGTTAGCGTTGCTGCTGGCGCCCTACCTGCGGAAGTTTGGTAAGTATACAGTGCCAGATTTTGTGGGCGATCGCTATAATTCCAATATTGCCCGTTTGGTTGCAGTGGTAGCGGCTATTTTCATCTCTCTTACCTATGTAGCTGGACAAATGCGGGGTGTGGGGATTGTTTTTAGTCGATTCTTGCAAGTAGACATTAATACAGGCGTGATCATCGGGATGGTGATTGTCGGCTTTTTTGCAGTGTTGGGTGGAATGAAAGGAATCACCTGGACGCAAGTAGCCCAGTATTTAGTTTTGATTGTGGCTTACTTGATTCCCGCGATCGCGATCGCTTGGTTACTTACTGGTAATCCTTTTCCTCAATTAGCATTTTCTTTTAGTGATGTTGCTGACAAGCTCAACAAAGTCCAGTTGGACTTGGGTTTTAAAGAGTACACTCAGCCATTTGTGAACAAGTCAATGTTAGATGTCTTGTTCACAACTATTGCTTTGATGGTCGGGACTGCGGGTTTACCTCACATTATCGTCAGGTTTTACACTGTTCCTAGTGTCCGTGCAGCGCGGTTTTCTGCGGGTTGGGCACTGTTATTTATTGCCATTCTTTATACCACCGCCCCTGCGCTCTCGATGTTTGCTCGCTATAACTTGATCGATTCTTTGCACAATCAAACCATCACCCAAGTACAGCAGCTAGATTGGGCGAATAAGTGGGAAAAAACTAAACTCTTGGCTTTTGAAGACAAAAATCAAGATGGGCGGCTGCAGTTAACCCCCAATAAAGACACCAATGAAATTAAGATTGACCGAGATATTATCGTACTTTCCACCCCAGAGGTAGCGAAACTTCCTCCTTGGGTAATTGGTTTAGTAGCTGCGGGCGGGTTAGCAGCGGCTTTATCAACAGCATCCGGTTTGTTGCTAGTAATTTCTAGTTCGATTGCTCATGATGTCTACTACCGCATCATCGATTCCAGCGCCTCAGAACAAAAACGAATATTTGTGGGGCGAATTATGGTAGGTTTTTCTCTCGTCTTAGCAGGATACTTTGGGGTGAATCCGCCGGGATTTGTCAGTGAGGTGGTGGCTTTTGCTTTTGGTTTAGCGGCTGCTAGCTTTTTTCCAGCGATATTCCTCGGAATATTCGACAAGCGTACCAATGCTGAAGGTGCGATCGCTGGGATGATTACAGGCTTAATTTTCACCATCATCTACATCATTGGCGTCAAATTCGCAGGTATGCAACCATGGTTTTTTGGCGTTTCTGCAGAGGGAATTGGTACTTTGGGTATGGTGATCAACCTAATCGTCACCTTGGTAGTGTCTCGCTTAACACCACCCCCCCCACCAGAAATTCAATCCCTGGTGGAAAATCTCCGCACTCCTATGATTGAGTAG
- a CDS encoding ArsR/SmtB family transcription factor, with product MPTSSTTVPHSIVAGFHALSDPLRIGVIELLRQRELCVCDLCDVLDVSQSKLSFHLKTLKEASLVNSRQEGRWIYYSLNLPQFTALEQYLAEYLRLSQILPANPCHKPS from the coding sequence ATGCCCACCTCTTCAACTACCGTCCCTCATTCAATTGTTGCCGGTTTCCATGCCCTTTCTGACCCGCTCAGAATCGGGGTGATAGAACTGCTACGACAGCGAGAACTCTGCGTGTGTGACTTGTGCGATGTTTTGGATGTCAGTCAATCAAAATTATCTTTTCACCTCAAAACCCTCAAGGAAGCTAGCTTAGTTAACTCTCGCCAAGAAGGACGTTGGATTTACTACAGTCTGAATTTACCGCAATTTACAGCTTTAGAACAGTATTTAGCTGAATATCTGCGCCTGAGTCAGATTTTACCCGCTAATCCTTGTCACAAGCCTTCCTAA
- a CDS encoding PstS family phosphate ABC transporter substrate-binding protein, whose product MNAVATKLALALGMLALVSSCTSNTSNSSNPTQQTQTATEVADSPKVAAIRIDGSSTVYPITEAIAKEYQTTAKNSPPIEVKISGTSGGFEKFCAGEIDISNASRPISQEEMAVCNKNSIRFIEIPVAFDALTIAVNPQNDWAKDITIAELKKIWEPAAEGKITRWNQVRPSWPDRPLTLYGAGDKSGTFDYFTQATVGKAKASRKDYTASEDDNVLVDGISKDPNALGYFGFAYYEANQNKLKVLAVNSGKGAVLPSRATVEKAQYQPLSRPLLIYVNPWSAQQNGAVYKFVDYYVRNASKTANSVGYVPLPAEAYQIGYVHLNTGKAGTVFAGKPQFDLTIGELLRKQKEF is encoded by the coding sequence ATGAACGCAGTAGCAACAAAATTGGCTCTCGCGTTAGGGATGTTAGCATTAGTATCCAGTTGCACATCTAATACATCCAATTCATCAAATCCAACTCAGCAGACACAAACAGCGACAGAAGTTGCTGATTCCCCAAAAGTAGCAGCAATTAGAATCGATGGTTCTAGTACTGTATATCCAATTACAGAGGCGATCGCCAAAGAATATCAAACCACCGCCAAAAATAGCCCGCCAATCGAAGTGAAGATATCCGGTACTAGCGGCGGGTTTGAGAAATTTTGTGCGGGAGAAATAGATATCAGCAACGCTTCCCGACCAATTTCTCAAGAAGAGATGGCCGTTTGTAATAAAAATAGCATCAGGTTTATAGAAATACCCGTAGCATTTGACGCCCTGACAATTGCGGTTAATCCTCAAAACGACTGGGCAAAAGACATCACCATCGCCGAATTGAAAAAAATCTGGGAACCAGCAGCTGAAGGAAAAATCACCCGTTGGAACCAAGTACGCCCATCCTGGCCTGACCGTCCACTGACCTTGTACGGTGCTGGTGACAAATCTGGTACCTTTGACTACTTCACCCAAGCCACCGTAGGTAAAGCCAAAGCCAGCCGCAAAGACTACACCGCCAGTGAAGATGATAACGTCTTAGTTGACGGTATCAGTAAAGACCCTAATGCTTTAGGTTACTTTGGCTTTGCTTATTATGAAGCCAACCAAAATAAATTAAAAGTGCTGGCAGTTAACAGCGGTAAAGGTGCCGTTTTACCATCAAGAGCAACAGTAGAAAAAGCCCAATATCAACCACTTTCTCGACCCTTATTAATTTACGTCAATCCTTGGTCTGCTCAACAAAATGGTGCAGTATACAAGTTTGTAGATTACTATGTGCGGAATGCATCAAAAACCGCTAATTCGGTGGGTTATGTACCTCTACCAGCAGAAGCTTACCAAATTGGTTATGTTCATTTAAACACAGGTAAAGCCGGCACAGTATTTGCGGGAAAACCCCAATTTGATTTGACAATCGGCGAATTATTACGCAAACAAAAAGAGTTTTAA
- a CDS encoding ArsJ-associated glyceraldehyde-3-phosphate dehydrogenase produces MKIRVGINGFGRIGRLALRAAWGWPELEFVHINEIKGGAVTAAHLLKFDSVHGRWTPEVVAEGERVLIDGQPLSFSEYSQPGDVPWEEIGVDLVLESSGKFRTTATLDPYFKRGVQKLIVAAPVKEGALNIVMGVNDHLYQPDTHHLLTAASCTTNCLAPVVKVIHEGLGIKHGIITTIHDHTNTQTIVDAPHKDLRRARATGLSLIPTSTGSATAIGLIYPELNGKLNGLAVRVPLLNASLTDCVFEVVRPTTVEEINSLLKAASEQAPLKGILGYEERPLVSIDYKDDPRSSIIDALSTMVVDETQVKILAWYDNEWGYANRMVELARKVALSLQN; encoded by the coding sequence ATGAAAATTCGCGTTGGTATCAACGGATTTGGTCGCATCGGACGACTAGCTTTGCGGGCTGCTTGGGGCTGGCCAGAATTAGAGTTTGTCCATATTAATGAGATCAAAGGCGGGGCTGTTACAGCCGCTCATCTATTGAAGTTCGATTCTGTCCACGGGCGTTGGACACCAGAGGTAGTAGCTGAGGGTGAACGTGTTCTGATTGATGGTCAACCCCTCAGTTTTAGCGAATATTCCCAACCGGGTGATGTTCCTTGGGAAGAAATAGGCGTGGATTTGGTGCTGGAATCCTCCGGTAAATTTCGCACAACTGCAACCCTTGATCCTTATTTCAAGCGGGGAGTACAGAAGCTAATCGTGGCTGCTCCGGTGAAGGAAGGAGCGCTAAATATCGTCATGGGAGTTAATGACCATCTATATCAACCTGATACCCATCATCTATTGACAGCAGCATCCTGTACCACCAACTGTCTAGCGCCAGTCGTCAAGGTGATTCATGAAGGCCTGGGTATTAAGCATGGAATTATTACCACTATTCATGACCACACCAATACTCAAACCATTGTTGATGCGCCGCACAAAGATTTGCGTCGGGCGCGGGCGACTGGTTTATCTCTGATTCCCACATCCACCGGTTCAGCCACAGCAATCGGGTTGATATATCCAGAACTCAACGGGAAGCTGAATGGTTTAGCGGTGCGAGTCCCACTACTCAATGCTTCTTTGACAGACTGTGTGTTTGAGGTTGTGCGCCCAACGACGGTAGAAGAGATTAATAGCCTGTTGAAAGCGGCTTCTGAGCAAGCACCACTCAAGGGGATTTTGGGTTATGAAGAACGCCCTTTAGTATCTATCGATTATAAAGACGATCCTCGCTCCTCCATCATTGATGCTCTCTCCACAATGGTGGTGGATGAGACGCAAGTGAAAATACTGGCTTGGTATGACAACGAGTGGGGTTACGCCAACCGCATGGTGGAACTCGCTCGTAAAGTGGCTTTGAGTCTCCAGAATTAG
- the arsJ gene encoding organoarsenical effux MFS transporter ArsJ gives MASSTASRANFKNYILVTLAYWGFTLTDGALRMLVLLYFNKIGYTPLQIAFLFLFYEVFGVVTNFLGGWIGSQLGLKVTLYTGIGLQIFSLVMLSFLNPSWVQWFAVLYVMVAQAFSGIAKDLTKMSSKSAIRLVVPQEAQSSLFKWVAVLTGSKNALKGVGFFIGSALLAAVGFINSLWIMAGGLSLIMFTGLMLPRGMGKIKKKIKFSQLFSKSQEINVLSAARFFLFGSRDVWFVVGLPVFLRSVLGWSFYQVGGFLACWVIGYGIIQSSAPALIQRFGSGRPPQAKTIQFWTFALTAVPAAIALALQFGMPANIAIVGGLMIFGVVFAFNSAVHSYLVLAFTDDDKVALNVGFYYMANSGGRLVGTVLSGLVYQLFGLVGCLWTSMFFVLAAAVVTLKLPNPQPSKAIAWKAGDGE, from the coding sequence ATGGCTTCCTCTACAGCTTCTCGCGCTAATTTCAAGAACTATATTCTGGTAACGCTGGCTTATTGGGGCTTCACCCTAACTGATGGGGCGCTGCGAATGCTGGTGTTGCTCTATTTCAACAAAATCGGTTATACGCCGCTGCAAATCGCGTTTTTGTTTCTGTTTTATGAAGTGTTTGGTGTTGTCACCAACTTTTTAGGCGGTTGGATTGGTTCTCAATTGGGACTGAAGGTGACGCTTTACACTGGTATTGGACTACAGATTTTTTCTTTGGTGATGCTGTCGTTCCTTAATCCCAGTTGGGTACAGTGGTTTGCAGTCCTTTATGTGATGGTGGCTCAGGCTTTTTCTGGGATTGCTAAAGATTTAACGAAGATGAGTTCTAAGAGTGCTATTCGCTTGGTGGTACCTCAAGAGGCTCAGTCATCTTTGTTTAAGTGGGTAGCAGTGTTGACGGGTTCTAAGAATGCTCTCAAGGGCGTTGGTTTCTTTATCGGTAGCGCCCTTTTGGCTGCGGTTGGTTTCATCAATTCCCTCTGGATTATGGCTGGGGGACTAAGCTTGATTATGTTCACCGGGCTGATGTTACCGCGAGGAATGGGCAAAATTAAGAAGAAAATCAAGTTTAGTCAATTGTTTTCTAAGAGCCAAGAAATTAATGTTCTTTCGGCGGCGCGATTTTTTTTGTTTGGTTCTCGTGATGTCTGGTTTGTGGTAGGTTTGCCAGTATTTTTACGTAGTGTGTTGGGTTGGTCTTTTTATCAGGTCGGGGGTTTCTTGGCTTGTTGGGTGATTGGTTATGGTATAATTCAATCCTCTGCACCAGCGTTAATTCAGCGATTTGGTTCTGGGCGTCCACCACAAGCCAAAACTATTCAATTTTGGACATTTGCGCTGACAGCTGTACCTGCAGCGATCGCTCTGGCTCTCCAATTTGGTATGCCTGCAAATATAGCGATCGTGGGTGGATTGATGATTTTTGGTGTGGTGTTCGCTTTTAACTCAGCGGTTCATTCCTACTTGGTCTTGGCTTTTACCGATGACGATAAAGTGGCGCTGAATGTTGGCTTTTATTACATGGCTAACTCTGGTGGTCGTTTGGTTGGTACTGTATTATCTGGTTTGGTTTACCAGCTTTTTGGTTTGGTGGGTTGTTTGTGGACATCGATGTTTTTTGTACTTGCAGCCGCAGTAGTTACACTGAAATTACCGAACCCCCAACCAAGCAAAGCGATCGCCTGGAAGGCTGGAGATGGAGAATAG
- a CDS encoding sensor histidine kinase yields MASLDCQSAKDSVDRDAQDIFLIVPAAMHIQEPTTQQTEAQFSAQSFQTVADQMWNPEVLQQHQQREQLLQFVRELVYSHAQLEPMLQTALAQIQQVLQIEQIAIYRFHPDSRGEIAFESVALASTSAHDWDIPDIIAIWRQIPGMRAFEVKTNLVIPILLPNLDNHQKFLWGLLIAHNSEPSYQWQDWKLESLKQLSTEIAIAIQQFQLWEQLQLAEAQAREASQQLQITTEELQYTQRQLLQTEKMANIGRLVADMANETHSSVNFINKNLQPVSQYAEDLIKLIELYQHHHPKPHPTVAAYLRNLDLAFVKTDFLQLLWSIRAGSERLQEIVFAWQNFLGLEESCLTKVNIHDGLESVLRILQPRLKEKPERTGIEVIKNFGELPLVECYAGELNQVFMNILTNAVDALEERMNHDSSWIPRIWIRTEIIKSHLSLANTHDSRVINQQIAKKTKVLVRIADNGKGILPHIQRKIFDPFFTTKPLGKAQGLGLSISQQIIVDKHQGKLKCNSQLGQGTEFVIEINSTAKHYIDKAKQASF; encoded by the coding sequence TTGGCGTCCCTGGATTGTCAAAGTGCAAAAGACAGCGTAGACAGAGACGCTCAGGATATTTTCCTCATCGTACCAGCAGCTATGCATATCCAAGAACCCACTACTCAACAGACGGAAGCTCAATTCTCAGCACAAAGCTTTCAAACTGTCGCAGATCAAATGTGGAACCCAGAAGTTTTACAGCAGCACCAACAGCGGGAACAACTACTGCAATTCGTTCGTGAGCTTGTGTATTCTCATGCTCAACTAGAGCCGATGCTGCAGACTGCTTTAGCGCAAATACAGCAAGTTTTGCAAATTGAGCAAATAGCAATTTATCGTTTCCATCCCGATAGCAGGGGTGAGATAGCCTTTGAGTCGGTAGCGCTAGCTTCAACCTCAGCCCATGATTGGGATATTCCTGATATTATCGCTATCTGGAGACAAATTCCCGGAATGCGGGCTTTTGAGGTAAAAACTAATTTAGTCATCCCGATTCTTTTGCCAAATCTGGACAATCACCAAAAATTCTTGTGGGGATTGTTGATTGCTCACAACTCTGAGCCATCTTATCAGTGGCAAGATTGGAAGTTAGAGTCTTTAAAACAATTAAGTACAGAAATAGCGATCGCTATCCAACAATTCCAACTTTGGGAGCAACTCCAATTAGCCGAAGCTCAAGCCAGGGAAGCATCACAGCAATTACAAATTACCACAGAAGAATTGCAATATACCCAAAGGCAGTTATTACAGACGGAAAAAATGGCTAACATTGGTCGGTTAGTGGCTGATATGGCTAACGAAACTCATAGTTCTGTTAATTTTATTAACAAAAATCTCCAACCCGTCAGTCAATATGCAGAAGACCTAATTAAGCTCATTGAACTTTACCAACATCACCACCCCAAGCCTCATCCCACAGTCGCCGCATATCTGCGAAATCTTGATCTGGCTTTTGTCAAGACAGACTTCTTACAACTGCTATGGTCAATTCGCGCCGGCTCAGAGCGCCTTCAAGAAATTGTCTTCGCTTGGCAAAACTTTCTTGGGCTAGAAGAAAGTTGCTTGACAAAAGTTAACATCCATGATGGTCTAGAGAGTGTATTGAGAATTTTGCAACCTCGTCTTAAAGAAAAGCCTGAGAGAACGGGAATTGAGGTGATTAAAAATTTTGGCGAATTACCTTTAGTTGAGTGTTATGCTGGCGAGTTAAATCAGGTGTTCATGAATATCTTAACTAATGCCGTTGATGCCTTAGAAGAAAGGATGAATCATGATTCCTCATGGATTCCGAGGATTTGGATTCGCACAGAAATCATCAAAAGCCATTTATCACTAGCTAATACCCATGATTCTAGAGTCATTAATCAGCAAATAGCTAAAAAAACCAAAGTACTCGTACGTATAGCAGACAATGGTAAAGGGATATTACCCCATATTCAAAGGAAAATATTTGACCCCTTTTTTACCACCAAGCCATTAGGAAAAGCTCAGGGTTTGGGACTATCAATTAGTCAACAAATTATTGTAGACAAACATCAAGGTAAACTCAAGTGCAATTCCCAACTAGGACAAGGTACAGAATTTGTAATTGAAATCAATTCTACAGCTAAACACTATATTGATAAAGCCAAACAGGCTAGTTTTTAA